TGTAAGTGTCGGACCGAGCAATGCTTCAGTTTTAAGTATACTGGAAAACCCTTCTGAAGATATGCAATACAGACCGCTTGCAACAGTGCTTGAAGGGTCAAAGCTTGAAGGCAAGGCTACAGGGCTTGTAGCAACTTCCCGGGTCACCCATGCTACACCTGCAGCTTTTGCTTCTCACGTGGATAACAGGGATAACGAAAACGAGATCATGGAACAGATGGTCTATGAAAATGTTGATGTGGTTTTCGGAGGAGGTTCCCGCCATCTAGTGCCTGAAGAAGAAGGTGGAAAAAGGACAGATAGAGAAAACCTGACAGAAGTGCTTCTTGATAAGGGTTACCAGTATGTTGACAGCAGAGATGAAATGTTGAATCTGTCATCCGGAAAAGCATGGGGCCTTTTTGCCAGCAGTCACATGGCACCGGATATTGATCGTACCGAACTTGTACCTGAAGAACCCTCTCTTTCAGAAATGACCGGAAAAGCCCTAGAACTGCTTTCACAGGACAAAGATGGCTTTTTCCTTATGGTGGAAGGTAGCCAGGTAGACTGGGCAAATCACGCTAATGACCCTGTTTATGCTGTTACGGACTTCCTGGCTTTTGATGAAGCTGTTAAGGTTGCAGTTGAATTTGCAGAACAAGATGGACATACCCTTGTCCTCGCTTTCCCTGACCACAATACAGGCGGGATGACCATTGGTAGTGATTCTGATTCTAATTATACTTCTACAACCATAGAAGATGTCATTGATCCTCTCAAAAGCATGAAGCTCAGCTCTGCAGGTATTGCGGAAAAAATAGGAACAGATGTTTCCTCCGAAAATATTAAAGCTCAGCTAAAAACCTGGTGGGGAATTGATGCTACCGATGATGAAGTAACTGAAATACTTGAAATCTATAACAATGGAGAGGGCCTTTCCCTCGATTATTCAATCAGCGAAGTAATCAATCAAAATCATACTGTTATCGGGTGGACTACTCATGGACATTGTGGTGAAGATGTCCCTCTCTGGGCTTATGGTCCTGACCACCCTGCAGGTCACCTGGATAACACAGAAATTGCAGGATATATCGCTGAAAAAGCCGGTTTCAACCTGGAGGAAACAAATAGGTACCTGTTTGTTGAAGTGAGTGAGGTATTCTCCAGAGACAACGGAGACGGGAAACTGGATGAAAATGAATATCTGCTGGACCTGACAAGCTCCTTAAACCCTGTGCTGAGGATAGGAGATGCCGAACTACCGGTAAGCACAAATATTCTCATCAAACAAGGCGTAACTTATGAGCTCGAAGGAATAGTCGTTTATGCTCCGGCGACAGGTAAAGTTTACATCCCTTCCGAAGTGCTTTCACTGGTCAATGGGAAAAAGTAAATAGAGCCGAAGTGAGAAGAGCCTGCCTGAAATTTGAATTAATTAAAGGGGATTATTTCCCTTTTCCTGTTTTTTGGTCGTGACTTATCAGGAGGCTTGTCCTTGAATTGCTGGCTAATTCTAAAAATGGGTGTGCCTATTGTTTTTGAGGAAAAGTATAGAAACTCTAATCATTGCATTTTTATATAATTTCCTTTACCGCATAATTTTTTGGTTTTTGTATTAAGAAACAAGAAACCTGTTTGCACTAACTATATAGGTAATCTCCTAGTTCCTTATTTTCTGATATAAATATAGACTAAATCGAATAAACCTATATATGGCTCAATCCATTCTAATTTTGAGAAAAGTCAGAATAGCAAATGAGCAGACAGAGGAATCAGATATTATAAAAATAGTACATCTTTCCGATATTCATTTCTCAGAAGCATACTATATGCCTGAGATTGCAGATTCCATGCTTCAAATCATAAACGAAAGTTCTCCGGATATAGTAATAATTACCGGCGACCTGACGGAAAACGGGTTTGCAGCCGAATATAATGGGGCAAAAAACTTTATTGATAAGATTGAATGCAAAAACAAAGTAATAGTTCCTGGAAATCATGACTCCAAAAATGCAGGTTATCTTTTCTTTGAGGATATTTTTAAGGCCAGGTCTTCTTCTGGGTACTTTGGTGATGTTACTGTAATAGGGCTTGATTCGTCTCAGCCGGAACTTGATGACGGACACATAGGAAGGGAAAACTACGGCTGGATAGAGAGTACTTTTTCAACAGGCAGTTTCAAGGTTTTCGCTCTACACCATCACCTTATTCCAATTCCAAAAACTGGCAGAGGAAATAATGTGCTTGTAGACGCAGGAGACGTCCTGGAACTTCTGGACCGTTCGGGTGTAAACCTTGTACTCTGTGGGCACTGGCATATCCCCTGGGTGTGGAGATTAAACGATATGTTTATCATCAGTGCTGGAACGGTTTGCTCCTCCAAAATTCGAGGAAAGACTTCTCAGTGTTATAACCTGATTGAGCTTGAAACACCTGAATCCGAATGTACGCGCTGGCACCTGCGGATTACTAGAGTTTTCTCATCGGGAATAAAAGAGCTGGTCGTAGATAATATAGTATAAAGAGTCTAAAGTAAGAGTCTAAAGTAAGAGTCTAAAGTAAGAGTCTAAAGTACGATAAAGTTAGTATACGCTTGACCGACAGTTTTTGTCCGTGAGTCCTTGATTTCCCTCAATGGAGGGAGGAATGAACCAAGAAGCCACTCAGCTAAAGACTGAGTGGTAGTTCACATGTCACATGCGTAATTATTAGCGAGATGCCATGTAAGGCCAATATGTAAATCTTAAATTCAGAAAAATTTAGTATCTGAATTTGAAGTTAGTATTGACCATCTCCAATTGTATAAATGGTTTAATTTTAATATAGCTTCTTAGATTAGCTTCTGAATAGATGATAAAATGACTCGCCAAATAATCTCCCCAGGGAAGAACGATTCTTCTTTCCTGCTTGAACTAAAAAACGTAAATGTTATCAGGAGTGGAAAAAAGATCCTTGATTCGGTTTCTCTCTCAATTGAGCAGGGAGAGCATGTTGCAATTATTGGGCCCAATGGCTCCGGAAAATCTTCTCTCATCAAAACCTTTACAAAGGAATATCATCCTCTTGCATCAGTTGACGGACTGGTTCTGAATATTATGGGCAAAGGAACCTGGAATGTTTTTGAGCTAAGGAAATTACTGGGAATTGTCTCCGGAGACCTTCAGCAAACATACTGCCGCGAGGTCAGTGTACTG
This window of the Methanosarcina mazei S-6 genome carries:
- a CDS encoding metallophosphoesterase family protein; translated protein: MAQSILILRKVRIANEQTEESDIIKIVHLSDIHFSEAYYMPEIADSMLQIINESSPDIVIITGDLTENGFAAEYNGAKNFIDKIECKNKVIVPGNHDSKNAGYLFFEDIFKARSSSGYFGDVTVIGLDSSQPELDDGHIGRENYGWIESTFSTGSFKVFALHHHLIPIPKTGRGNNVLVDAGDVLELLDRSGVNLVLCGHWHIPWVWRLNDMFIISAGTVCSSKIRGKTSQCYNLIELETPESECTRWHLRITRVFSSGIKELVVDNIV
- a CDS encoding alkaline phosphatase; the encoded protein is MDTKETNVLLTLLVGLLLLGNAGSAAAVEDDSNSKDFSGNYTCLTDSVKCKSCPESEAKIKNVIILVPDGCSQSVQTLARWYSGSPLMLDEMVAGTVSTYSTDSVITDSSSAASAFATGYKTTNGFVSVGPSNASVLSILENPSEDMQYRPLATVLEGSKLEGKATGLVATSRVTHATPAAFASHVDNRDNENEIMEQMVYENVDVVFGGGSRHLVPEEEGGKRTDRENLTEVLLDKGYQYVDSRDEMLNLSSGKAWGLFASSHMAPDIDRTELVPEEPSLSEMTGKALELLSQDKDGFFLMVEGSQVDWANHANDPVYAVTDFLAFDEAVKVAVEFAEQDGHTLVLAFPDHNTGGMTIGSDSDSNYTSTTIEDVIDPLKSMKLSSAGIAEKIGTDVSSENIKAQLKTWWGIDATDDEVTEILEIYNNGEGLSLDYSISEVINQNHTVIGWTTHGHCGEDVPLWAYGPDHPAGHLDNTEIAGYIAEKAGFNLEETNRYLFVEVSEVFSRDNGDGKLDENEYLLDLTSSLNPVLRIGDAELPVSTNILIKQGVTYELEGIVVYAPATGKVYIPSEVLSLVNGKK